Proteins encoded in a region of the Candidatus Obscuribacter sp. genome:
- a CDS encoding LysM peptidoglycan-binding domain-containing protein, with protein sequence MTFKSHERQTVNASLTGTIVSGDVVTIYVNPVSLFTATASYTVQPGDTAASICTGMAAALNSNATFLSYDGTAVASGNSIKLQSFCQEPLSYSTGTTGSEQFAYSSLRNGTVQLKENTFNDIGKLTKSVDPVGRTFSYSYDTNKIDLLEVRETQGSDNYLLGHWEYNSQHEPVKYIDGSAQETDYAYNSSGQLISITDANSNTTTLQYTGTSIATISGTVTNGNVLTITLHDAGLSGGQKSKSYTVTSGNTLSNIATGLASAINGDTDLQGIGVSASSAGAVVTLISHSTNVTTYTQSTSGGATEVITFGANSFGYLTQINGPLPGNEDITTLQYDGYGRLYSVTDSEGYTIVYEYDALNRPTKSNYADGTFEQTAYSRLDAVLRTDRTGKTFQKVFDSLGQLRFIIDALGRKTQYTWCTCGSLASLVDPAGNATTWSHDIQGRQILKSYLDSSTNGFVYEQKTSRLKLTTDALSQKKNFFWNNDGTLYQKSYLNPVNPTADISSFWDYNFKRLAKQTKNDWGSYSYTYNNFVTSSSATPITGGGALQLVHNDVVPNSDVTYAFDALGRTNNRSINGSSNSADWTYDAMSRITAESNALGTFNYTYVDDASGSSKGSKRLASVNYPNSQVTKYDWYPNLQDQRLKQITNLASSGATISQFDYRYDPDGQINQWQQLQGNTSLNYILRYDQSGQLVDAAASGGIKNTRYLMQEHFAYDLASNRTGNQNSSVTKARLSGSATAGNVLTITTTDSGLSGGSAAVNYTVQSGDTLSVIATKLAEAIAVSSSLQSIGVTAASDGSVLSIKSSSPNVTTYAATTSGGATASIAMGYTDNFVENAVFGGTKTTGDVLTLTFKDAALSGGQKSINYTVLSGDNLTSIATAIKTAINADTDLQTLAVTATSIGTALTIKSTSANSTTYAQSVSTGATETIALSINQNGPMRIGIGGSKTTGDTVSIVAFDSGLTGGTETASYSVQSGDDLSAITAGLAASINANTDLQSIGVSGSSSGQILTISSNSLNETTYRGTTSSTATEVVSIGLPQNGTQTVVIGGTKTTGDVLTLTIYDAGLSGGSEAVAYTVLSGDTLTSLAANLTAAINANTSLQAVNLSATSSGTVVFVKSSSINATTYAKSLSGGATETIALAPSTSANLYGYNNLNELTSIAAGGPAKFEGNTNKALTAASVNSNPAKLSDSLKFDASPSLSSGINTVPIAVTDANSTTVTNNYRVATNGSASATPTFDANGNMTSDGTNTYLWDAEDRLIKISYPGIGNYTQIFYDASGIKSKITETLANSLTNTKQFINSEMQMREERDAGNVVLKRFFGLGQTSGSSNYFYTIDHLNSVRDLTDISGVLQAKYNYDMWGRPIVTAFAPKTDFMYAGYYWHERSGLHLTRHRAYNPDLGRWINRDPIGESGSINLFCYVDNSPIASTDVEGLDGKLTICAIPGNPGFLALCGCEPGHVWLAWEESKGSKLPNPLSDGTYGTWQSDGLKFNGPEIGYTSGTQAKIGGACKTWKISDRGEMALKKFITETSKLGKKAWSFPNNTCVQFANNGWNKAGGPNLGLDSQSSPQDAADSIRAHGGTEF encoded by the coding sequence ATGACATTCAAATCCCATGAAAGGCAGACAGTAAATGCAAGTTTAACCGGCACGATCGTTTCTGGGGACGTGGTAACAATCTATGTAAATCCTGTCTCTCTTTTCACCGCAACAGCCAGCTACACCGTCCAACCAGGAGACACCGCAGCCAGCATTTGCACAGGGATGGCAGCCGCGCTCAACTCAAACGCCACGTTCCTAAGCTATGACGGTACGGCAGTCGCAAGCGGCAATTCCATCAAACTACAATCGTTTTGTCAGGAGCCATTGTCTTACAGCACTGGCACCACCGGCAGTGAACAGTTTGCTTATTCGAGTCTTAGAAATGGAACTGTACAGCTGAAGGAAAACACTTTTAATGATATTGGTAAACTTACCAAAAGCGTAGACCCAGTCGGGCGGACCTTTAGTTACAGCTACGACACAAATAAGATCGATTTGCTTGAGGTACGTGAAACTCAAGGCTCAGATAACTATCTGCTCGGACACTGGGAATACAATAGCCAGCATGAGCCAGTAAAATATATTGATGGGTCAGCGCAAGAGACTGACTACGCATATAACTCGAGCGGGCAATTGATTAGTATCACTGATGCTAACTCAAACACTACTACCTTGCAGTATACTGGTACGTCAATTGCCACCATCTCGGGCACGGTGACTAACGGCAATGTGCTCACAATAACTTTGCATGATGCAGGCCTTAGCGGTGGGCAAAAGTCCAAGAGCTACACCGTGACCTCGGGTAACACACTCTCAAATATCGCTACAGGCTTGGCTAGCGCAATAAACGGCGATACAGATTTGCAGGGCATTGGAGTCTCAGCCTCGTCTGCCGGTGCTGTTGTCACCCTTATTTCACATTCGACCAATGTCACGACTTATACTCAGTCCACCAGTGGAGGTGCCACGGAGGTTATAACATTTGGTGCCAATTCGTTCGGGTACTTGACTCAGATAAATGGACCACTCCCGGGTAATGAGGACATTACAACCTTACAATATGATGGCTATGGAAGACTGTACAGCGTAACTGACAGCGAAGGTTACACTATAGTCTATGAATATGATGCATTAAATCGTCCGACCAAATCTAATTATGCTGATGGGACTTTTGAACAAACCGCTTACTCCAGACTTGACGCAGTATTAAGAACTGATAGGACAGGGAAAACATTCCAAAAGGTATTTGATTCACTCGGACAGCTCAGGTTTATCATTGATGCCTTAGGACGTAAAACGCAGTACACTTGGTGCACATGCGGATCATTAGCAAGTTTGGTCGATCCGGCTGGCAACGCTACAACTTGGAGCCATGACATTCAGGGACGCCAGATTTTAAAGTCCTATCTGGATTCAAGTACAAACGGCTTTGTATACGAACAGAAAACCAGCAGACTCAAATTAACTACTGATGCATTATCCCAAAAGAAAAATTTCTTTTGGAACAATGATGGAACCTTATATCAAAAAAGCTATCTCAATCCAGTGAACCCGACTGCCGATATATCTTCCTTTTGGGATTATAACTTTAAGCGACTAGCAAAACAGACCAAAAATGACTGGGGCTCCTACTCCTACACCTATAACAATTTTGTGACCAGTTCTAGCGCTACTCCCATAACCGGGGGGGGGGCCCTGCAGCTTGTCCATAATGATGTAGTGCCAAATTCCGATGTCACCTATGCTTTCGATGCCCTTGGGCGCACGAACAATCGCTCCATAAACGGATCAAGTAATTCCGCGGATTGGACCTATGACGCCATGAGTCGAATTACCGCAGAAAGCAATGCACTGGGCACCTTTAATTACACTTACGTTGATGATGCATCAGGCTCTTCAAAGGGTTCCAAAAGACTTGCATCTGTAAACTATCCGAATAGCCAGGTAACCAAATATGACTGGTACCCGAACTTGCAAGACCAGAGACTGAAACAGATCACCAATCTGGCATCAAGCGGTGCGACAATATCACAATTTGATTACCGCTATGATCCAGACGGTCAAATCAATCAGTGGCAGCAGCTCCAGGGCAACACCAGCCTCAACTATATACTGCGATACGATCAATCTGGACAGTTAGTCGATGCCGCTGCCAGTGGCGGTATAAAAAACACCAGATACCTAATGCAGGAACATTTTGCATATGATCTGGCCTCCAATCGCACTGGCAACCAAAATAGCTCCGTGACCAAAGCGCGGCTCTCTGGCTCGGCGACAGCGGGCAACGTGCTGACGATCACAACCACAGATAGTGGTCTGAGCGGTGGCAGCGCAGCAGTAAACTACACAGTCCAGTCCGGCGATACATTGTCGGTGATAGCGACCAAGCTAGCCGAAGCTATTGCGGTAAGCAGCAGTCTGCAAAGCATCGGGGTGACGGCTGCCTCAGACGGCTCAGTCTTGAGCATCAAGTCCAGCTCGCCCAATGTCACCACATATGCCGCGACCACCAGTGGCGGTGCTACCGCATCCATCGCGATGGGCTACACCGATAACTTTGTGGAGAATGCTGTGTTTGGTGGCACCAAAACCACTGGTGATGTTTTGACTCTGACTTTTAAGGATGCAGCCCTTAGCGGAGGGCAAAAGTCTATTAATTACACAGTCTTGTCTGGTGATAACCTCACATCGATTGCCACGGCGATAAAGACAGCAATCAATGCAGATACAGACCTGCAAACCCTGGCAGTCACCGCCACATCCATCGGGACTGCGCTCACCATCAAGTCCACCTCGGCCAATTCTACGACCTATGCACAGTCGGTGAGCACAGGAGCGACTGAGACAATTGCCCTGTCGATAAATCAAAATGGACCAATGCGTATAGGTATCGGCGGCAGCAAGACAACTGGCGACACGGTCTCGATAGTTGCGTTTGACTCAGGGCTGACTGGTGGCACCGAGACAGCATCATACTCCGTCCAATCGGGCGACGACCTCTCCGCCATTACTGCTGGGCTAGCCGCTTCGATCAATGCCAACACCGACCTCCAGAGTATTGGTGTGTCAGGATCATCGAGTGGGCAGATTTTGACTATTAGCTCTAATTCTCTCAATGAGACAACGTATAGAGGGACGACCAGCTCGACAGCTACAGAAGTCGTCTCTATAGGTTTGCCGCAAAATGGTACACAGACGGTGGTGATAGGCGGGACCAAGACCACCGGCGATGTGCTGACACTGACCATATATGATGCTGGTCTCTCTGGTGGCTCAGAGGCAGTGGCTTACACAGTTCTATCCGGTGATACGCTGACTAGTCTTGCCGCCAATCTAACGGCTGCGATTAACGCCAATACAAGTCTCCAGGCAGTAAATCTATCTGCCACCTCAAGTGGTACCGTTGTGTTTGTTAAATCATCCTCGATAAATGCCACCACATATGCCAAGTCATTAAGCGGTGGAGCGACAGAGACCATTGCGCTAGCGCCGTCGACGAGTGCCAATCTCTATGGCTACAACAACCTTAATGAGTTGACGAGCATAGCAGCAGGCGGTCCAGCCAAGTTTGAAGGCAATACTAACAAGGCCCTAACTGCTGCGTCAGTTAATAGCAATCCAGCGAAGCTATCGGACTCGCTGAAATTTGATGCCAGTCCATCTCTCAGCAGCGGGATAAATACCGTGCCGATTGCTGTGACAGATGCAAACAGCACAACAGTGACAAATAATTACCGGGTGGCGACGAATGGCAGCGCCAGTGCCACACCTACTTTTGATGCCAATGGGAATATGACTAGCGATGGGACTAACACTTATCTATGGGACGCTGAAGATAGGCTTATTAAAATCAGTTATCCCGGAATTGGCAACTACACACAAATCTTCTATGACGCCTCTGGTATAAAAAGCAAAATTACTGAGACTTTGGCGAACTCACTTACAAATACCAAACAGTTCATTAACTCAGAGATGCAAATGAGAGAAGAACGTGACGCTGGGAACGTTGTCTTAAAGAGATTTTTTGGTCTTGGCCAAACATCCGGCAGTTCGAACTACTTCTACACCATCGATCATCTTAACTCCGTACGAGATTTGACGGATATCTCGGGTGTTTTACAGGCGAAATATAATTATGATATGTGGGGACGACCAATAGTGACCGCCTTTGCACCGAAGACCGACTTCATGTATGCTGGATATTACTGGCACGAACGAAGCGGCCTACATCTAACTAGGCATCGTGCATACAATCCAGATTTAGGTCGATGGATAAATCGTGATCCGATTGGAGAGTCAGGATCTATTAACCTGTTCTGTTATGTGGATAACTCACCAATTGCCAGTACAGATGTTGAAGGACTCGATGGAAAGTTAACGATTTGTGCTATACCAGGCAATCCAGGATTTCTGGCACTGTGTGGCTGTGAGCCAGGCCATGTGTGGCTTGCCTGGGAAGAATCAAAGGGCTCAAAGCTTCCCAATCCTCTATCAGACGGGACATATGGCACATGGCAAAGTGACGGACTTAAATTCAACGGTCCAGAGATCGGCTATACCAGCGGTACGCAAGCCAAGATTGGAGGCGCCTGTAAAACTTGGAAAATCAGTGATCGCGGAGAGATGGCCCTTAAGAAATTTATTACTGAAACCAGCAAACTAGGTAAGAAGGCCTGGTCATTTCCTAACAACACATGCGTGCAATTTGCTAATAATGGCTGGAACAAAGCGGGTGGGCCAAATCTCGGGTTAGATAGCCAGTCAAGCCCACAGGACGCTGCTGATTCGATTCGAGCCCATGGAGGAACAGAATTCTAA
- a CDS encoding tetratricopeptide repeat protein, whose protein sequence is MGDQAKAQNKYLEAIEQFKGAKRDLPLSWALRNLGDIYTQQNKLAEAADSYNNALKIRKSVLVRGTDDNNIAISSLNRKMLERDTALIMVALGSVYTRQQDFTKAQSTLSDALSVVKASWGPEHDCTGVALAAIGDLKFAQGKYAEAESYYKQAMSIRSKYHPLKELDILVANYSSVLKALKKDREANQLKIKTKSKSK, encoded by the coding sequence GTGGGAGATCAGGCAAAAGCCCAAAACAAGTATCTTGAAGCTATTGAACAATTTAAAGGCGCGAAAAGAGATTTGCCGTTAAGTTGGGCGTTGCGAAACTTGGGTGATATTTATACTCAGCAAAATAAGCTTGCCGAAGCTGCGGACAGCTATAACAATGCATTGAAAATTCGCAAAAGCGTGCTTGTTCGCGGCACTGATGACAATAATATTGCCATCTCAAGCCTGAACCGAAAAATGTTGGAAAGAGATACTGCCCTCATAATGGTGGCATTAGGTAGTGTTTATACAAGGCAGCAGGATTTTACAAAAGCTCAATCCACGTTGTCGGATGCCTTGTCTGTAGTAAAAGCTAGTTGGGGACCGGAACATGATTGCACAGGAGTAGCGCTTGCTGCTATTGGTGACCTGAAGTTTGCGCAAGGAAAGTATGCCGAGGCAGAGAGCTATTATAAGCAAGCCATGTCCATTAGGAGCAAATACCACCCTTTGAAAGAGCTAGATATTTTGGTGGCAAATTATTCCTCTGTGTTGAAAGCGCTCAAGAAAGACCGAGAAGCAAATCAACTGAAGATCAAGACCAAGAGTAAATCGAAATAA